From the genome of Drosophila melanogaster chromosome 2L, one region includes:
- the FASN1 gene encoding fatty acid synthase 1, isoform C has product MPLQLNLLQAVDQPHPVAFKPNNCSTHQPQHSPSTQNNGKSARANRRRRRRRNKQQQNSQQPDAFRDTDAQLTPSTSSSTPHSAPNDRQDHLNSQFNPESINMPARFAEEVITAEPAQRAAPQLDLGGGHYVPRQQHLNDEIAITGFSGRLPESSTIEEFKQNLFDGVDMVNDDPRRWERGLYGLPDRIGKLKDSDLENFDQQFFGVHQKQAECMDPLLRMLLELTHEAIIDAGLNPSDLRGSRTGVYIGVSNSETEQHWCSDADRVNGYGLTGCARAMFANRISFTFDFKGPSYSIDTACSSSLYALEQAFSDMREGKVDNALVAGAGLILKPTMSLQFKRLNMLSPDGSCKAFDESGNGYVRSDGCVVLLLQRTSAARRVYASILNVRTNTDGFKEQGITYPIGKMQNRLIRETYEEIGLNPADVVYVEAHGTGTKVGDPQEVNSITDFFCKDRTTPLLIGSVKSNMGHSEPASGVCSVAKILIAMEEGVIPGNLHYNKPNPDLYGLVDGRLKVVDRNLPWNGGIIGLNSFGFGGANAHVILKSNPKPKALTPKDGALKVVLASGRTFEAVEQLLESASTNADDDEYLQLINEIHSKAIPNHFFRGYGVVSSKGTHQREVIESNDDKRPIWYIYSGMGSQWASMAKDLMKIEAFAKTIQRCADVLKPEGVDLIDVLTRSTDKSFENILNSFISIAAMQVALTDLLSSLGIHPDGIVGHSVGELGCAYADGCFTPEQTVLAAYWRGKSILDTQLAKGKMAAVGLSWEDAHSRVPSDCFPVCHNSEDNCTISGPEASIEALVAKLNAEGVFAKAVNSSGYAFHSKYIAEAGPKLRKSLEKIIPNAKNRTARWISTSIPESAWNTPVAKQSSAAYHVNNLLSPVLFHEALQHVPKNAISVEIAPHGLLQAILKRALGPDATNLSLVKRGHENNVEFFLTNVGKLFAAGAQPQVLTLVRPISYPVGRGTPMLNSKVGWDHTQKWLVAKFGKETSSGETIVEVDLSKEDDAFLAGHTIDGRILFPATGYMTLAWQTFAKMQGSEFHKTPVVMENLVFHRATILNKNAVVKFGINFFDGTGAFEICESGSLAVSGKITIPESIDNEELPLEEQTPSAVAKELGTNDVYKELRLRGYDYGGIFRGIVRSDTVASTGKLQWVDNWISFMDTMLQFSILSKNLRELYLPTRIERAVINPAKHFELLSALTKEEQVETGLPVQWYSDINVIKSAGVELRGLKANLAQRRPGTQAPPTLERYQFVPNINTTDLNENSEKARLHALDVAIQVIIENSSGAVKLKGVELANGRNPDVLVANRLLQIIEGEPVLTGDVAVVTSNNNEETITAALGDSGVRVVSKDVLKEPVEQNCHFVFGIDVLSRPDTKTLENSIASIRENGFLILEETLPTYTKTGRALLTKFGFVAVQEQSLGATRVLVLARKAVDLKTRKSVVVVATEQNFNWVDDLKAALATAATEEQYVYVVCQGEELFGAVGLMTCIKNENGGKLARLVFVQDAKAEKFSLTSTLYRQQLEKDLISNVLKNGAWGTFRHLKLETQQATLQVEHAYVNALVKGDLASLKWIEAAQADTAATVDKNLETCTVYYAPINFRDVMLTSGKLAADALPGDLAEQDCVLGLEFAGRDTQGRRVMAMVPAKSLATTCVASKRMMWQIPEKWTMEEASTVPCVYSTVYYALVVRGQMKKGEKILIHAGSGGVGQAAISVALAHGLTVFTTVGSKEKREFLLKRFPKLQERNIGNSRDTSFEQLVLRETKGRGVDLVLNSLSEEKLQASIRCLGLNGRFLEIGKFDLSNNSPLGMSVFLKNTSFHGILLDSVMEGEEEMQNQVVSLVAEGIKTGAVVPLPTSVFNDQQVEQAFRFMASGKHIGKVVIKVRDEEAGKKALQPKPRLINAIPRTYMHPEKSYILVGGLGGFGLELTNWLVTRGARYIVLTSRSGVKTGYQGLMIRRWQERGVKVVIDTSDVTTAAGAKKLLENSNKLALVGGIFNLAAVLRDALIEDQTAKDFKTVADPKVTATKYLDQFSRDICTELDYFICFSSVSCGRGNIGQTNYGLANSAMERICEQRQVSGFPGTAIQWGAIGDTGLVLENLGDNDTVIGGTLPQRMPSCLQTIDLFLQQPHPVVASMVVAEKRKSDQSAGVSLIATIANILGLRDTKNIQDGASLADLGMDSLMSAEIKQTLERNFDIVLSAQEIRQLTFGALKAMDGGADVKPAAAAPAAAAGVPEANITSGGSSRTASPMGDGTQVVFTTSLIPTEAIVQLDTKAPANSKQSPIFFISPIEGFASALEPLAKRLEVPAYGLQYTEAVPSDSLESAAKFFIKQLRTVQPKGPYKLAGYSFGCLLTYVMAGILEETNEVANVIMLDGAPSYVNWYTSSFKQRYTDGTNADNDNQSYGLAYFGIVLANIDYKALVRLLIVIPTWEEKLERFAELMSNEITQPVETIKKSATLFYKKLELADGYQPTLKLKTNVTLVKPTDNSAKLDEDYRLKEVCTKPVEVHTVEGNHRTFLIEDQSLKTIQSILKRLFN; this is encoded by the exons ATG CCCCTACAACTAAACCTGTTGCAAGCCGTGGACCAGCCGCATCCTGTTGCTTTCAAGCCCAACAATTGCAGCACCCATCAGCCCCAACATTCACCCAGCACCCAGAACAACGGAAAGAGCGCTCGCGCCAATCGTCGTCGACGCCGCAGACgcaacaagcagcagcagaattCGCAGCAACCTGACGCCTTCCGTGATACCGACGCGCAGCTAACACCGAGCACCTCCTCGTCCACCCCGCACTCTGCACCCAACGATAGACAGGACCACCTAAACTCCCAATTCAATCCCGAATCCATCAATATGCCCGCCCGATTCGCCGAGGAAGTCATCACCGCTGAGCCCGCACAACGTGCCGCCCCCCAATTGGACCTGGGTGGTGGTCACTATGTGCCCCGTCAGCAGCACCTCAACGATGAGATCGCCATCACCGGTTTCTCCGGCCGTCTGCCGGAGAGCTCCACCATCGAGGAGTTCAAGCAGAATCTTTTCGACGGCGTCGACATGGTCAACGATGATCCCCGCCGTTGGGAGCGTG GTCTGTATGGACTTCCCGACAGGATTGGCAAGCTCAAGGATAGCGATCTGGAGAACTTTGACCAACAGTTCTTCGGTGTGCACCAAAAGCAGGCTGAGTGCATGGACCCACTGCTGCGCATGCTGCTCGAGCTCACCCATGAAGCTATTATTGACGCTGGCCTAAACCCAAGTGATCTGCGCGGTTCCCGCACTGGTGTGTACATCGGTGTGTCCAACTCGGAGACTGAGCAGCACTGGTGCAGCGATGCTGACCGGGTTAACGGCTACGGCTTGACAGGATGTGCCCGTGCCATGTTTGCCAACCGCATCTCCTTCACCTTTGATTTCAAGGGACCCAGCTACAGCATTGACACCGCTTGCTCCAGTTCTCTGTACGCCTTGGAACAGGCTTTCTCCGATATGCGCGAAGGAAAGGTCGACAACGCCCTGGTCGCTGGAGCTGGACTGATCCTCAAGCCCACCATGTCGCTGCAGTTCAAGCGACTGAATATGTTGAGCCCGGACGGCAGCTGCAAGGCCTTCGATGAGTCTGGCAATGGATACGTCCGTTCCGATGGATGTGTGGTGCTGCTCCTGCAGCGCACCTCTGCAGCCAGGCGTGTGTATGCCTCCATCCTCAATGTGCGCACCAATACGGATGGTTTCAAGGAGCAGGGCATCACATACCCTATTGGCAAGATGCAAAATCGCCTGATCCGCGAGACCTACGAGGAGATTGGTCTTAACCCCGCCGATGTGGTTTACGTGGAGGCACACGGTACCGGAACCAAGGTGGGCGATCCCCAGGAGGTGAACTCTATCACTGACTTCTTCTGCAAGGACCGTACGACCCCTCTGTTGATCGGATCGGTCAAGTCCAACATGGGTCACTCGGAACCCGCTTCCGGTGTCTGCTCTGTGGCCAAGATTCTGATCGCCATGGAGGAGGGCGTCATTCCCGGTAACTTGCACTACAACAAGCCGAACCCAGATCTTTATGGACTCGTTGATGGACGTCTCAAGGTGGTCGACAGGAATCTGCCTTGGAACGGTGGCATCATCGGCCTGAACTCCTTTGGTTTTGGAGGAGCCAACGCTCACGTTATCTTAAAGTCGAACCCCAAGCCCAAGGCTTTGACCCCCAAGGATGGAGCACTGAAAGTGGTCCTCGCCTCTGGACGCACCTTTGAGGCTGTGGAGCAGTTGCTCGAGTCCGCCTCTACTAATGCCGATGATGATGAGTACCTGCAACTGATCAACGAGATCCACTCAAAGGCTATTCCGAATCACTTCTTCCGTGGCTACGGAGTGGTGAGCAGCAAGGGCACCCACCAACGTGAGGTGATCGAGTCCAACGACGATAAACGCCCTATTTGGTACATCTACTCCGGCATGGGCAGCCAGTGGGCTAGCATGGCCAAGGATCTGATGAAGATCGAGGCCTTCGCCAAGACCATTCAGAGGTGTGCCGATGTCCTAAAGCCCGAGGGAGTGGATCTAATCGATGTCCTGACCCGTTCCACGGACAAGAGCTTCGAAAACATTCTGAACTCTTTCATCTCGATTGCTGCCATGCAAGTGGCTCTTACCGATTTGCTCAGCTCGCTGGGCATCCACCCCGACGGAATTGTGGGACACTCGGTGGGAGAGCTTGGATGCGCCTACGCCGATGGCTGCTTCACCCCGGAGCAGACCGTGCTGGCTGCTTACTGGCGAGGAAAGAGCATTCTGGACACTCAACTGGCCAAGGGCAAGATGGCCGCTGTGGGATTGAGCTGGGAAGATGCGCACAGCCGTGTGCCCAGCGATTGCTTCCCGGTGTGCCACAACAGCGAGGACAACTGCACCATCTCTGGCCCGGAGGCTTCCATCGAGGCTCTGGTCGCTAAACTGAACGCGGAGGGAGTGTTCGCCAAGGCAGTGAACTCATCCGGCTACGCTTTCCACAGCAAGTACATCGCTGAAGCTGGACCCAAACTACGCAAGAGTCTGGAGAAGATCATTCCCAACGCTAAGAACCGTACCGCCCGCTGGATCAGTACCAGCATCCCAGAATCCGCTTGGAACACACCGGTGGCCAAGCAATCCTCGGCCGCCTACCACGTGAACAATCTGCTGTCGCCAGTGCTCTTCCACGAGGCCCTTCAGCACGTTCCCAAGAACGCCATTTCCGTGGAGATTGCTCCCCACGGCCTGCTCCAGGCTATCCTCAAGCGCGCCCTGGGTCCTGATGCCACCAATCTGAGCTTGGTGAAGCGCGGACACGAGAACAACGTTGAGTTCTTCCTCACCAATGTGGGCAAACTCTTTGCCGCCGGAGCCCAGCCTCAGGTACTTACTCTAGTGCGTCCTATCAGCTACCCGGTGGGTCGTGGAACCCCCATGTTGAACTCCAAGGTCGGATGGGACCACACCCAGAAGTGGCTGGTGGCCAAGTTCGGCAAGGAAACTTCTTCTGGTGAGACCATCGTGGAAGTCGATCTCTCCAAGGAGGATGATGCTTTCCTGGCTGGACACACGATCGACGGACGTATCCTCTTCCCGGCCACTGGCTACATGACTCTGGCTTGGCAGACATTCGCTAAGATGCAGGGAAGTGAGTTCCACAAGACCCCGGTGGTAATGGAGAACCTCGTGTTCCACCGTGCCACTATTCTTAACAAGAACGCAGTGGTCAAGTTTGGCATTAACTTCTTCGATGGAACTGGCGCTTTTGAGATTTGTGAGAGCGGTAGCTTGGCGGTTTCTGGAAAAATAACCATTCCAGAGTCTATTGACAACGAGGAGTTGCCCCTGGAGGAGCAAACTCCCAGCGCTGTTGCCAAGGAGCTAGGCACCAACGATGTCTACAAGGAGCTGCGCCTCCGAGGCTACGACTATGGTGGAATTTTCCGCGGCATTGTTCGTTCTGACACCGTGGCCTCCACTGGAAAGCTTCAGTGGGTGGACAACTGGATTAGTTTCATGGACACCATGTTGCAGTTCAGTATCCTTAGCAAGAACCTTCGTGAGCTGTACCTGCCCACTCGCATCGAGCGAGCGGTGATTAATCCCGCCAAGCACTTTGAATTGCTGAGCGCCCTCACCAAGGAGGAACAGGTTGAGACTGGACTACCTGTGCAGTGGTACAGCGACATTAACGTGATCAAGAGTGCGGGCGTGGAGCTGCGCGGTCTAAAGGCCAATCTCGCCCAGCGTCGTCCTGGCACACAGGCACCTCCCACTCTGGAGCGCTACCAGTTTGTGCCCAACATCAACACCACGGATCTAAATGAAAACTCTGAGAAGGCTCGCCTGCACGCCTTGGATGTGGCCATCCAGGTGATCATCGAGAACTCCAGCGGAGCCGTCAAGCTAAAGGGCGTGGAATTGGCCAATGGACGCAACCCCGACGTTTTGGTTGCCAACCGCCTGCTGCAGATTATCGAGGGTGAGCCCGTGCTTACTGGTGATGTGGCTGTGGTCACCTCGAACAACAATGAAGAGACCATAACCGCCGCCCTAGGAGATTCAGGAGTTCGAGTGGTGTCCAAGGACGTGCTGAAGGAACCGGTAGAGCAGAACTGTCACTTCGTCTTTGGCATCGATGTCCTTTCCCGACCGGACACCAAGACCCTGGAGAACTCCATTGCCAGCATTCGCGAGAACGGTTTCCTGATCCTTGAGGAGACGCTGCCCACTTACACCAAGACAGGCCGTGCCCTGCTGACCAAATTTGGATTCGTTGCCGTTCAGGAACAGAGTCTGGGAGCCACCCGTGTCCTGGTCCTCGCCCGCAAGGCTGTTGATCTGAAAACTCGCAAGTCCGTTGTGGTTGTGGCCACCGAGCAGAACTTTAACTGGGTGGATGACTTGAAGGCCGCTCTGGCTACTGCTGCTACGGAGGAGCAGTATGTGTACGTGGTTTGCCAGGGAGAGGAGCTGTTTGGAGCTGTGGGTCTGATGACGTGCATCAAGAACGAGAATGGCGGCAAACTGGCTCGCCTGGTCTTCGTGCAAGATGCCAAGGCTGAGAAGTTCTCCCTTACATCGACCCTGTACCGCCAGCAGCTGGAGAAGGACCTCATCTCGAACGTGCTGAAGAACGGCGCTTGGGGCACTTTCCGTCACCTGAAACTGGAGACCCAGCAGGCCACTCTCCAAGTGGAGCATGCCTATGTAAACGCTCTGGTCAAGGGTGATCTTGCTTCCCTCAAGTGGATCGAGGCTGCCCAGGCGGATACCGCTGCAACTGTCGACAAGAACCTGGAAACTTGCACCGTCTACTATGCGCCCATCAACTTCCGTGACGTTATGTTGACCTCTGGTAAGCTGGCCGCGGATGCCTTGCCTGGAGATCTGGCTGAGCAAGATTGTGTGCTGGGTCTGGAGTTCGCTGGTCGCGATACCCAGGGTCGTCGTGTAATGGCCATGGTGCCGGCTAAATCACTTGCTACCACCTGCGTGGCAAGCAAGCGCATGATGTGGCAAATCCCTGAGAAGTGGACCATGGAAGAGGCTTCGACCGTTCCTTGCGTGTACTCCACCGTCTACTACGCTCTGGTTGTGCGAGGACAAATGAAGAAGGGTGAGAAGATCCTCATTCACGCTGGCTCCGGAGGAGTTGGTCAGGCGGCCATCTCTGTGGCTCTGGCCCATGGCTTGACCGTGTTCACCACGGTGGGCAGCAAGGAAAAGCGCGAGTTCCTGCTGAAGCGATTCCCCAAACTGCAGGAGCGTAACATCGGCAACTCCCGAGACACCTCCTTCGAGCAGTTGGTCCTGCGCGAGACCAAGGGACGCGGAGTCGATCTGGTGCTGAACTCGTTATCTGAAGAGAAACTGCAGGCCTCGATCCGCTGTTTGGGTCTGAATGGACGCTTCCTGGAGATTGGCAAGTTCGATTTGAGCAACAACAGCCCACTTGGAATGTCCGTTTTCCTCAAGAACACCTCCTTCCACGGCATTTTGCTTGACAGTGTGATGGAGGGCGAGGAGGAGATGCAAAACCAGGTTGTCTCCCTGGTCGCTGAGGGCATCAAGACCGGAGCCGTTGTACCCCTTCCGACCTCGGTGTTTAACGACCAGCAGGTGGAGCAGGCCTTCCGTTTCATGGCCTCTGGCAAGCACATCGGCAAGGTAGTGATCAAGGTGCGTGATGAGGAGGCAGGCAAGAAGGCGCTGCAGCCCAAGCCGCGCCTGATCAACGCCATTCCACGCACATACATGCACCCGGAGAAGAGTTACATCCTGGTTGGAGGTCTTGGCGGATTCGGTTTGGAGCTGACCAACTGGTTGGTGACGCGTGGAGCCCGCTACATTGTGCTGACCTCTCGTTCCGGAGTTAAGACCGGCTACCAGGGTCTGATGATCCGTCGCTGGCAGGAACGTGGCGTAAAGGTGGTGATTGACACCAGTGATGTGACCACCGCCGCTGGAGCTAAAAAGCTGCTGGAGAATAGTAACAAGCTGGCTTTGGTCGGAGGCATCTTCAACCTGGCGGCTGTTCTCCGCGATGCTCTGATCGAGGATCAGACCGCCAAGGACTTCAAGACAGTGGCTGATCCCAAGGTGACGGCCACCAAGTACCTGGATCAGTTCTCTCGCGATATCTGCACTGAGCTGGACTACTTCATCTGCTTCTCCAGTGTTTCCTGCGGTCGTGGTAACATTGGTCAGACCAACTACGGATTGGCCAACTCTGCAATGGAGCGAATTTGCGAGCAGCGCCAGGTGAGCGGATTCCCAGGCACCGCCATCCAATGGGGAGCCATCGGAGACACCGGTCTGGTGCTGGAGAACTTGGGTGACAATGACACCGTGATTGGAGGAACCCTGCCCCAGAGGATGCCCTCTTGCCTGCAGACCATCGACCTGTTCCTGCAACAGCCCCATCCGGTTGTTGCCTCCATGGTTGTGGCCGAGAAGCGCAAGTCGGATCAGTCGGCTGGAGTCAGCCTAATTGCCACCATTGCCAACATCCTTGGTCTCCGGGACACCAAGAATATCCAGGACGGAGCATCGCTTGCTGATCTCGGAATGGACTCCCTGATGAGCGCTGAGATCAAACAGACTTTGGAGCGAAACTTTGACATTGTTCTGTCCGCCCAGGAGATCCGTCAGCTCACCTTTGGAGCCCTCAAGGCCATGGATGGTGGTGCTGATGTCAAGCCAGCCGCAGCTGCTCCCGCAGCCGCTGCTGGAGTCCCAGAGGCAAACATTACCTCTGGTGGATCCTCGCGCACAGCTAGTCCCATGGGCGATGGAACGCAGGTGGTGTTCACCACGTCCCTCATCCCCACCGAGGCAATTGTACAACTGGACACAAAGGCACctgcaaacagcaaacagagCCCCATCTTCTTCATTTCCCCGATCGAGGGGTTCGCCTCCGCACTGGAGCCGCTGGCCAAGCGATTGGAGGTGCCCGCCTATGGACTGCAGTACACGGAAGCCGTGCCCTCCGATTCTCTGGAATCAGCAGCCAAATTCTTCATCAAGCAGCTGCGCACCGTCCAGCCAAAGGGTCCCTACAAACTAGCCGGATACTCCTTCGGTTGCCTGCTCACCTACGTGATGGCCGGTATTCTGGAAGAGACCAACGAGGTGGCCAATGTGATCATGCTGGACGGAGCCCCAAGCTACGTCAACTGGTACACGAGCAGCTTCAAGCAGCGTTACACTGACGGCACCAACGCCGATAACGACAACCAGAGCTACGGCTTGGCCTACTTTGGAATCGTGTTGGCCAACATTGACTACAAAGCG CTGGTGCGTCTGCTAATAGTGATCCCCACATGGGAGGAGAAACTCGAGAGGTTCGCTGAGCTGATGAGCAATGAGATCACCCAGCCCGTGGAAACG ATCAAGAAATCCGCCACTCTGTTCTACAAGAAACTGGAGCTGGCCGATGGCTACCAGCCCACTCTGAAGCTCAAGACGAATGTGACCTTGGTCAAGCCCACAGACAACTCTGCCAAGCTGGACGAGGACTATCGCCTTAAGGAG GTCTGCACAAAGCCCGTGGAAGTACACACTGTTGAGGGCAACCACCGCACCTTCCTCATCGAGGATCAGTCCCTGAAGACCATCCAGAGCATACTGAAGCGTCTGTTCAACTAA